In a single window of the Olivibacter sp. SDN3 genome:
- a CDS encoding HlyD family secretion protein: MKRKIYTFSLLVAILLAGCKQTLNNEKIEGKINRESVTITTKIPGRVEKLNIQEGDTVLKGDTLAILGIPEVDAKIAQALGAVKSADAQYKMSENGATKNQLKQLEAKHHALKEQYEFAQKSFDRVDAMFSDSLISPQKYDEAVAKYQGAKSQYDAVAAELEEVKNGVRLEQRLMALGQKDRASGALQEAEVASKERYIIAPTNMTIETVTLHIGELATPGYTLFSGYLPESTWFRVTIPEAHIGQIKKGQQINIYVPYLDKEFTGKVAVIKQLAKYANITTAYPDYELEQSLYELKIVPDDKKEADRLLTNASILIKE, translated from the coding sequence ATGAAGAGAAAAATATATACCTTCAGTCTTTTAGTAGCTATTTTACTTGCTGGTTGCAAGCAAACGCTAAATAACGAAAAAATAGAAGGAAAAATAAATCGCGAGTCGGTTACCATTACGACCAAAATCCCAGGACGTGTCGAGAAACTGAATATACAAGAAGGAGATACGGTATTAAAAGGAGACACGTTAGCGATTTTAGGTATTCCTGAGGTAGATGCCAAAATAGCACAAGCGCTAGGCGCAGTTAAATCTGCAGATGCACAATACAAAATGTCAGAAAATGGAGCAACCAAAAATCAGCTAAAGCAACTTGAGGCTAAACACCACGCTTTGAAAGAGCAATATGAATTTGCTCAAAAATCATTTGACAGAGTAGATGCTATGTTTAGCGATTCATTGATTTCCCCACAAAAATATGATGAAGCTGTCGCAAAATATCAAGGTGCAAAATCACAATATGACGCTGTTGCAGCCGAATTGGAGGAAGTGAAAAATGGCGTTCGGCTTGAACAGCGTTTGATGGCTTTAGGACAAAAAGACAGGGCCAGTGGCGCTTTGCAAGAAGCCGAAGTTGCTTCAAAAGAACGCTACATTATCGCCCCAACGAATATGACTATCGAAACCGTAACACTTCATATAGGAGAATTAGCAACCCCCGGTTATACGTTATTCAGTGGCTATCTACCTGAAAGCACTTGGTTTAGGGTGACAATACCCGAAGCGCATATCGGGCAAATCAAAAAAGGGCAGCAAATCAATATATATGTCCCCTACCTCGACAAAGAATTTACAGGCAAAGTAGCGGTTATAAAGCAGCTGGCAAAATATGCCAATATTACTACCGCATACCCCGATTACGAATTGGAACAGTCATTATATGAACTTAAAATAGTTCCAGACGATAAAAAGGAGGCCGACAGATTGCTGACAAATGCATCTATACTGATTAAAGAATAG
- a CDS encoding MarR family winged helix-turn-helix transcriptional regulator, giving the protein MGKFIFRERELVDFLTGKTNTAINRRLIRNFKTANLEITIEQWTVLNVLWDKDGQSQQELSNSTFRDKPSITRLIDNLEKQNLVVRIPDKADRRTNLVFLTHKAKKLKEPTLQEAKKTMEEALIGVTEIQLDTCREVLAKIFDNLK; this is encoded by the coding sequence ATGGGCAAATTTATTTTCAGAGAACGCGAGCTGGTAGACTTTTTAACGGGCAAAACTAACACGGCGATTAACCGGCGATTGATTAGAAACTTCAAAACAGCCAATTTAGAGATAACCATTGAGCAATGGACAGTTTTGAATGTCTTATGGGATAAAGACGGACAAAGCCAACAAGAATTGTCCAACAGCACTTTCAGAGATAAGCCAAGTATTACTCGTTTAATTGATAATCTTGAAAAGCAAAATTTAGTGGTAAGAATTCCCGACAAGGCCGACCGAAGAACTAATCTTGTTTTTTTAACGCATAAGGCAAAAAAACTAAAAGAACCAACCCTTCAAGAAGCAAAAAAAACGATGGAAGAAGCTTTAATAGGAGTAACCGAGATACAACTAGATACTTGTAGAGAGGTGTTGGCGAAGATATTTGATAACTTAAAGTAG
- a CDS encoding ABC transporter permease encodes MKNFLQLIKREFGLFWANSVLRMIFIGAPVAYGVLFGFVYQKGKVTDLNIIVVDEDNTTMSHRLIDMLNDTETLHVIEIKADNFNLKDDLIRYDGQAVVYIPRKFAADIYQSKSPEVNVYINIANVLTANFASRTIQVVLASLNAGMEMEALNKKGTPSVAVFDKFQAFNANYIRLYNRSSNYMSFLWPGMLATIVQQVILLALALSFASEFEKGTFNSTFLPRVKSPIDAILVKCVPFWLMTCGIWLFFIGLQYFFRVPLAAHNVIANLVLAALFIVAVSFMGILVSILIPSQLKATEILMVVATPSFVISGFTWPLSQMPLWVAYLAKMIPLTHFLEGYRILLMQNGDLHHIRPQLFGLVISCLIYGLLCLIALYYKMKKAVSIGSADTN; translated from the coding sequence ATGAAGAATTTTCTCCAGTTAATAAAAAGAGAATTTGGTCTTTTTTGGGCGAACTCCGTTTTACGAATGATTTTCATTGGAGCGCCAGTAGCATACGGTGTGTTGTTTGGTTTTGTTTACCAAAAGGGTAAGGTGACCGATTTAAATATTATTGTAGTTGACGAAGATAATACAACCATGAGCCATCGACTCATCGATATGCTTAATGATACAGAAACATTACACGTTATAGAAATCAAAGCCGATAATTTTAACTTAAAAGATGACCTTATACGTTATGACGGACAAGCCGTTGTTTATATACCCCGTAAATTTGCCGCTGATATTTATCAAAGCAAATCTCCTGAAGTTAATGTATATATCAATATTGCCAATGTATTAACCGCAAATTTTGCATCAAGAACCATTCAGGTTGTCCTGGCTTCGTTGAACGCCGGCATGGAAATGGAAGCACTTAATAAGAAAGGTACACCCAGCGTTGCGGTATTTGATAAATTTCAGGCCTTCAATGCTAACTACATTAGGTTATACAACCGCTCTTCTAATTACATGAGCTTTTTATGGCCGGGTATGCTGGCAACCATTGTGCAGCAGGTAATTTTATTAGCATTGGCATTAAGCTTCGCGTCAGAATTCGAGAAAGGTACTTTTAACAGTACGTTCCTACCAAGGGTCAAATCGCCCATTGACGCAATACTCGTAAAGTGTGTTCCTTTTTGGCTTATGACTTGCGGCATATGGCTTTTTTTTATCGGTTTACAGTACTTTTTCAGGGTTCCGCTGGCAGCCCATAATGTAATTGCCAATCTTGTTTTAGCGGCTTTATTTATCGTAGCGGTATCATTTATGGGAATATTAGTGAGTATACTAATTCCCAGTCAATTGAAGGCAACCGAAATATTAATGGTAGTAGCGACACCAAGTTTCGTGATCAGTGGTTTTACTTGGCCCTTGAGCCAGATGCCTTTATGGGTAGCATACCTTGCTAAAATGATACCGCTCACCCATTTTTTGGAAGGATATCGCATTTTGCTCATGCAAAACGGAGATTTGCATCATATCCGTCCTCAACTTTTTGGGCTCGTTATCTCTTGCTTAATTTATGGTTTGCTCTGTTTAATAGCCCTTTATTACAAAATGAAAAAAGCTGTATCGATCGGCTCGGCGGATACTAATTGA
- a CDS encoding dicarboxylate/amino acid:cation symporter: protein MKSKFSVIFTLSTFSLAAILYAVDFIFQNVPSDILFGVRWLAVLGLILYGFKKRTLTAWILISLVIGACIGHDWPQAGVSLQVASKAFLKLIKTIVSPLIFATLVYGIAGHSDIKQVGRMGWKSLLYFEVVTTIALFIGLAAINITKAGEGIIPPANQHEELPDVKPQTVSDIILHIFPENIAKSVAEGEVLQVVIFSVIFGLALIMVPEKKRRPMVNFTESLSEVMFKFTNIVMYFAPIGVGAAMAYTVGHMGLGVLVNLFQLLATLYVSLILFILLVLLPIGLIVGLPIRRFIAAVGEPVSIAFATTSSEAALPRAMEAMESIGVPRKIVAFVMPTGYSFNLDGTTLYLSLASVFVAQAAGIDLSFGEQLLMVFTLMITSKGVAGIPRASLVILMGTAASFGLPVWPIFIILGIDELMDMARTSVNVLGNCLAAVVVARWENEYNPNAVNTEILKVETPEFTPEESDRVS from the coding sequence ATGAAGTCAAAATTTTCTGTAATTTTCACCTTATCAACTTTCAGTTTAGCCGCTATTCTTTACGCTGTCGATTTTATCTTTCAAAATGTACCTTCGGATATTTTATTTGGTGTGAGATGGTTGGCGGTACTGGGGCTTATTTTATATGGCTTTAAAAAAAGAACGCTTACTGCTTGGATATTAATATCGTTGGTTATAGGTGCCTGTATTGGTCACGATTGGCCACAAGCAGGGGTCTCTTTGCAAGTGGCGAGTAAGGCTTTCCTAAAATTAATAAAGACCATTGTATCTCCATTGATTTTTGCAACATTAGTTTATGGTATAGCAGGCCATTCGGATATTAAGCAGGTGGGAAGAATGGGATGGAAATCGTTATTATACTTTGAGGTTGTTACCACCATTGCGCTATTCATTGGTCTGGCAGCGATCAATATTACCAAAGCTGGTGAAGGAATTATTCCCCCGGCAAACCAGCATGAGGAATTACCTGATGTAAAGCCGCAAACAGTCAGCGATATTATTCTTCATATTTTTCCAGAAAATATAGCTAAATCCGTTGCAGAGGGAGAGGTGTTACAGGTCGTTATATTTAGTGTTATCTTTGGTTTGGCATTGATCATGGTTCCAGAAAAGAAACGTCGGCCAATGGTGAACTTTACGGAAAGTTTATCGGAAGTCATGTTTAAGTTTACAAACATCGTGATGTATTTTGCACCGATAGGGGTAGGTGCAGCCATGGCTTATACGGTAGGGCACATGGGATTAGGCGTTTTGGTTAACCTTTTTCAACTATTGGCAACCTTATATGTATCATTAATCCTATTTATTCTATTGGTTCTGTTACCTATAGGGCTTATCGTAGGTTTACCTATTAGGCGTTTCATTGCTGCAGTTGGCGAGCCGGTTTCTATTGCCTTCGCCACTACCAGCTCGGAAGCAGCTCTTCCAAGAGCCATGGAAGCAATGGAGAGTATTGGGGTGCCTCGTAAAATAGTAGCCTTTGTAATGCCTACCGGTTATAGTTTTAACCTCGATGGGACAACGTTATACCTATCGCTGGCAAGTGTTTTTGTTGCTCAGGCCGCTGGTATTGATTTATCATTTGGCGAGCAACTCTTAATGGTATTTACGTTAATGATCACTAGTAAAGGTGTTGCAGGTATTCCGAGGGCATCCTTAGTGATATTGATGGGTACCGCGGCATCCTTTGGTTTACCAGTTTGGCCAATTTTTATTATTCTAGGCATTGACGAGCTGATGGATATGGCTAGAACGTCTGTTAATGTGCTTGGTAACTGTTTGGCCGCGGTGGTTGTGGCTAGATGGGAAAATGAGTATAATCCAAATGCTGTAAATACTGAAATTTTAAAAGTCGAGACACCCGAGTTTACACCTGAAGAGTCTGACCGGGTATCGTAA
- the hutG gene encoding formimidoylglutamase: MEKRTTDIVSDTFYNPPTKSNWDGRNDGTADEHLRWHQWVKLLHLDDLHTVNKRSIILLGFACDEGVIRNKGRLGASNAPLALRSALSNVPIPVNKIDIYDVGDVLCPNGDMETAQFRLAVVVKEILSSGNFPILIGGGHEISYGHYLGIAKYLNKEDTNLGIINFDAHFDIRKADENGNSSGTAFWQIAQHCKNKKQTFNYLALGIQRISNTTHLFQTANTLNVQYEFSDEFLAANKTRLQERIISFLKTTDHIYLTIDMDVFAAAFAPGVSASAYNGIYPDDTFFSCLRTIINSKQTLSIDLAEVNPTYDLDNRTSKLAAAILFEIITMIAD, translated from the coding sequence ATGGAAAAAAGGACAACAGATATAGTGAGCGACACCTTTTATAACCCACCTACAAAAAGCAACTGGGATGGCCGTAATGATGGTACAGCTGACGAACACTTGCGTTGGCATCAATGGGTTAAGCTGTTACATTTGGATGACCTCCATACAGTTAATAAAAGATCTATCATTTTATTGGGTTTTGCATGCGACGAAGGTGTAATACGTAATAAAGGAAGACTCGGAGCTAGCAACGCTCCACTAGCACTTCGCTCAGCGCTTAGCAACGTTCCAATTCCGGTTAACAAAATAGATATTTACGATGTGGGTGATGTGTTATGTCCTAATGGAGATATGGAAACTGCCCAGTTTCGCTTAGCTGTGGTAGTTAAGGAAATCCTCTCTTCTGGAAACTTTCCTATTCTAATAGGTGGAGGTCATGAGATAAGCTATGGCCATTATCTTGGTATAGCGAAATATTTAAATAAGGAAGATACAAACTTAGGTATCATTAATTTTGATGCGCATTTCGATATACGGAAAGCGGATGAAAATGGCAATAGCTCCGGTACAGCTTTTTGGCAAATAGCGCAACATTGTAAAAATAAAAAACAGACTTTCAATTATTTAGCTTTAGGTATACAAAGAATTAGTAACACAACACATCTATTCCAAACAGCTAATACATTAAACGTACAATATGAATTTTCAGATGAGTTTTTGGCGGCAAATAAAACACGTTTACAAGAACGAATTATCTCCTTTCTTAAGACAACTGATCACATCTATCTAACGATTGATATGGATGTATTCGCTGCAGCTTTTGCACCCGGAGTTAGTGCTTCAGCATATAATGGAATATACCCAGACGACACTTTCTTTTCTTGTTTACGTACTATTATCAATAGCAAGCAAACATTGTCTATTGATCTTGCCGAAGTTAATCCTACATACGATTTGGATAACCGCACTTCCAAATTAGCTGCAGCTATCCTATTTGAAATAATAACAATGATCGCTGATTAA
- the rnhA gene encoding ribonuclease HI, whose protein sequence is MIEIFTDGASSGNPGPGGYGVILRAGKYYKELSQGFRRTTNNRMELLAVIVGLEALKKPGNEVTIYSDSKYVIDAITKNWVFGWLKKGFSGKKNKDLWLRFLQVYKLHQVKFVWVKGHAGHPENERCDYLAVQAGKDNTNHQIDHTFEMEN, encoded by the coding sequence ATGATTGAGATATTTACCGATGGAGCATCAAGTGGCAACCCTGGCCCTGGCGGTTACGGAGTAATACTCAGAGCAGGGAAATATTATAAAGAACTATCGCAAGGTTTTCGAAGGACCACTAATAACCGTATGGAACTATTGGCAGTTATTGTTGGTTTAGAAGCGTTAAAAAAGCCAGGCAATGAAGTTACGATATATTCTGATTCCAAATATGTGATCGACGCTATCACAAAAAATTGGGTATTCGGCTGGTTAAAAAAAGGATTCTCCGGAAAAAAAAATAAAGACCTTTGGTTGCGGTTTTTACAAGTGTATAAACTGCATCAAGTTAAGTTTGTTTGGGTAAAGGGGCATGCTGGTCACCCAGAAAATGAGCGTTGTGATTATCTGGCAGTTCAAGCCGGGAAAGACAATACCAATCACCAAATCGATCATACCTTCGAAATGGAAAATTAA
- a CDS encoding Gfo/Idh/MocA family protein, with protein sequence MNRRNFIKSGSFAAAATGILPNTNVFAQEKKKIKLAFIGVGLRGRNHVALALRRDDIEVTAICDTQEEPLASCRKQFQKANKKLPKEYTGGADAYKKLLEKEKLDAVVIATPWQFHKNQAIDAMKAGLYVGCEVIAGLTVDDHWDVVKASEQAGKPYMTLENVCYRRDVMAVLNMVRQNLFGELIHLEGGYQHDLREVLFNDGKQPYGGGVEYGEKSMSEAQWRTQYNIDQDGDLYPTHGLGPLMHYTNINHGNRMTNMVTFSSKAKGLANYVEKTSPGHANAKINYKNGDVTTTLINCANGETLLLSHDVHLPRPYSIGFRVQGTDGIWMDVNNGLYIEGKSAKGHAWDTADDWLKKYDHPLWAKYANDAAGAGHGGMDWFVFNAFIQAVKQNSQTPIDVYDSVTMSVITPLSKISLAEGNKSVEIPDFTNGKWKERQVVFALDDSGF encoded by the coding sequence ATGAATAGAAGAAACTTCATTAAATCTGGTTCATTCGCTGCAGCTGCTACCGGTATTTTGCCTAATACGAACGTCTTTGCACAAGAAAAAAAGAAAATAAAACTTGCTTTTATTGGAGTAGGCCTTCGAGGCAGAAACCATGTGGCTTTGGCATTGAGAAGAGATGATATAGAAGTAACAGCTATTTGTGACACGCAAGAAGAACCTCTAGCAAGTTGCAGAAAACAATTTCAAAAAGCCAATAAAAAGCTGCCTAAAGAATATACTGGAGGAGCGGATGCCTACAAAAAATTGTTAGAGAAGGAAAAGCTAGATGCCGTTGTTATAGCTACGCCATGGCAATTCCATAAAAATCAAGCTATTGACGCTATGAAAGCGGGCTTATATGTTGGCTGTGAGGTTATTGCCGGATTGACGGTTGACGACCACTGGGATGTAGTGAAAGCCTCTGAACAAGCGGGTAAACCTTATATGACTTTGGAAAACGTTTGTTACCGACGAGACGTAATGGCCGTATTAAACATGGTAAGACAAAATCTGTTTGGAGAATTGATTCATCTTGAAGGTGGTTATCAACATGATTTAAGAGAAGTGCTCTTTAATGATGGTAAACAACCCTACGGCGGGGGCGTTGAGTATGGTGAAAAATCGATGAGTGAGGCGCAATGGCGCACCCAGTATAACATCGATCAGGATGGAGATCTCTACCCTACTCATGGACTAGGCCCTTTAATGCATTATACAAATATTAACCATGGTAATCGCATGACCAATATGGTTACTTTCTCAAGCAAGGCGAAAGGCCTGGCCAATTATGTCGAGAAAACTTCGCCGGGACATGCAAATGCAAAAATCAATTACAAAAATGGCGACGTGACCACCACTTTGATCAACTGTGCAAATGGTGAAACACTGTTGTTGTCACATGATGTACATTTGCCAAGACCTTATTCAATAGGTTTTAGAGTACAGGGAACCGACGGCATCTGGATGGACGTGAATAACGGTTTATATATAGAAGGCAAATCTGCCAAAGGTCACGCTTGGGATACTGCCGATGATTGGTTGAAAAAGTATGATCATCCGCTATGGGCGAAGTATGCAAACGACGCCGCTGGTGCGGGTCATGGGGGAATGGATTGGTTTGTTTTCAATGCCTTTATACAAGCTGTAAAACAGAACAGTCAAACGCCAATTGATGTTTATGATTCTGTAACAATGAGCGTAATTACCCCTTTATCAAAAATATCTTTAGCAGAAGGCAACAAGTCGGTTGAGATTCCTGACTTTACAAATGGAAAATGGAAAGAACGCCAAGTAGTGTTCGCATTAGACGATAGTGGCTTTTAG
- a CDS encoding phosphotransferase enzyme family protein, which produces MIDTDNNQVTTYLQLVGCFAIEGSPVSITPFGSGHINDTYKILTDSPDGPNYMLQRINNNVFKNVDHLMENIDKVCNHIKNKLKSEGVSALEDHVLTPIPTKNGALYHKDEQDNYWRIFVLIEGTKTYDIVETTQQAKEGGRAFGKFQAMLADLNPLDIHEVIPSFLHIGSRLRHFKQAIEQDAAGRVNELKEETTFILERENKMNTVLGMAAKSQIPLRITHNDTKFNNVLLNRDDRAQCVIDLDTVMPGYVAYDFGDAIRTIINTAAEDEADTRKVLLNIPLFEAYTKGYLESAHHFLYPMEVTSLVDGVLLLPYMQMVRFLTDYLSGDTYYKINHPKHNLQRTKAQMKLVQEIEKHESLLRNIVRKEADTYQT; this is translated from the coding sequence ATGATTGATACAGATAATAACCAAGTAACAACATATTTACAACTTGTTGGATGTTTTGCTATTGAGGGTTCTCCGGTGAGTATTACACCGTTTGGTTCGGGGCATATTAATGATACCTATAAAATATTAACAGACAGTCCTGACGGACCAAACTATATGTTGCAACGAATTAACAACAATGTTTTCAAAAATGTTGACCACCTAATGGAAAACATTGATAAGGTTTGCAACCATATTAAAAACAAATTGAAATCAGAGGGAGTCAGCGCGTTGGAAGATCATGTGTTGACGCCAATCCCAACCAAAAACGGAGCGCTGTATCATAAAGACGAACAAGATAATTACTGGAGAATATTTGTATTGATTGAAGGTACAAAGACTTACGATATTGTAGAGACTACGCAGCAAGCCAAAGAGGGAGGTCGGGCTTTTGGCAAATTCCAAGCGATGTTGGCGGACTTAAACCCGCTCGATATCCATGAAGTTATTCCAAGTTTTTTGCATATAGGAAGTCGTTTGCGTCATTTTAAGCAGGCAATTGAGCAGGATGCTGCCGGTCGCGTAAACGAATTGAAAGAAGAGACAACCTTTATTCTCGAACGCGAAAATAAAATGAATACCGTGCTCGGCATGGCGGCTAAATCTCAGATACCTTTGCGTATTACACATAATGACACAAAATTCAATAATGTGTTATTGAATAGGGATGATCGGGCACAATGTGTAATTGATCTTGATACGGTTATGCCGGGATATGTGGCTTATGATTTTGGTGATGCAATACGAACCATTATCAATACTGCAGCTGAAGATGAAGCTGATACGCGTAAGGTGCTTTTAAATATTCCGCTTTTCGAAGCATACACAAAAGGATACCTAGAATCGGCTCATCATTTTCTTTATCCTATGGAAGTTACTTCCCTTGTTGACGGTGTCTTATTGTTACCCTATATGCAAATGGTTAGGTTTTTAACGGACTATCTAAGTGGCGATACCTATTATAAGATAAATCACCCAAAACATAATTTGCAGCGAACTAAAGCACAGATGAAATTAGTACAGGAAATTGAAAAGCATGAATCTTTATTGCGCAACATTGTAAGAAAAGAAGCTGATACTTATCAGACATAG
- a CDS encoding TolC family protein, giving the protein MIYFKAKKLLVILCLSVVPLALYAQTPSLTELAEQAIAKSYDIANKELDIQADQETSKGLKEIYLPHLEAGGRYAYLNSDLTVDLPAMALPLINQTLFNGATTFGTSGNLWTANLTASMVLFSGTKAPKLQKAVEQKIKGQRIMLEKDRQEIISQVSTAYDQLALLEQVKLVLKESELRLTEEKKTANKAFKYGLITSYELNKIDIATATLEAKQEEYEGKKSLLLHQLHQLTGISLDRLALINNELSAYSELNTVDNIDNRPEIAALDAAIEANQYKVKAEVTHFIPKVQALASAQYLGLTSARLNTPYHLPISNSSVNFRANRIEAFPAFIVGIGFKWDLFDGFQSKRTINKAKIEVKKAENQRQQAAELLNLNLQKAKTTYQIANKQLITNSKREQSAKKALQIAVKEYQVGLIRPADRLSAETDYQQAALDYYQAVFNQRRAALEYLKATGTLSIDKL; this is encoded by the coding sequence ATGATCTATTTTAAAGCAAAAAAATTATTAGTGATTCTTTGTTTGTCTGTTGTTCCACTCGCTCTGTATGCACAAACACCTAGCTTGACAGAATTGGCGGAACAAGCGATTGCCAAAAGTTACGATATTGCTAATAAGGAATTAGACATACAGGCAGATCAAGAAACCAGTAAAGGTCTCAAAGAAATATACCTTCCACACCTGGAGGCTGGTGGACGATATGCTTATCTTAACAGTGACCTAACAGTTGATCTTCCGGCAATGGCGTTGCCGCTTATTAATCAAACCTTATTTAATGGTGCTACAACCTTTGGCACCTCGGGCAATTTGTGGACGGCGAACTTAACGGCTAGTATGGTATTGTTTAGTGGCACAAAAGCTCCCAAATTACAAAAAGCTGTTGAACAAAAAATCAAAGGTCAGAGAATCATGCTAGAAAAAGACCGGCAAGAAATTATTTCACAGGTAAGCACCGCCTATGATCAACTGGCCTTATTAGAGCAAGTAAAGCTGGTATTAAAAGAAAGCGAGTTACGTTTAACAGAGGAGAAAAAAACAGCAAACAAAGCTTTCAAATATGGTTTGATTACTTCTTATGAGTTGAATAAAATTGATATTGCTACAGCCACATTGGAAGCCAAGCAGGAAGAATATGAAGGGAAAAAATCCCTGCTCCTTCACCAGCTTCATCAACTGACGGGAATTTCTTTAGATCGACTGGCCTTGATCAACAATGAATTAAGTGCATATAGTGAGCTGAATACTGTAGATAATATCGATAATAGACCTGAAATTGCAGCACTAGATGCAGCCATTGAGGCTAATCAATACAAAGTGAAAGCCGAAGTAACGCATTTTATACCCAAAGTACAAGCGCTGGCATCCGCTCAATACTTGGGCTTAACCAGCGCCAGACTCAACACTCCATATCACCTTCCCATTTCAAATAGCTCAGTTAACTTCCGGGCAAATAGAATTGAGGCTTTTCCAGCCTTTATTGTAGGTATTGGTTTTAAGTGGGACTTATTTGATGGTTTCCAGTCTAAACGAACCATCAATAAGGCGAAGATCGAAGTAAAAAAAGCTGAAAATCAAAGACAACAAGCTGCTGAGTTATTAAATCTAAATCTTCAAAAGGCTAAAACAACATATCAGATTGCCAATAAACAGTTAATAACAAACAGTAAAAGAGAGCAGTCCGCAAAAAAAGCACTACAAATTGCTGTCAAGGAATATCAGGTTGGATTAATTAGACCAGCCGATCGTCTATCGGCAGAAACCGACTATCAACAAGCTGCTTTGGACTATTATCAAGCGGTTTTCAACCAAAGAAGAGCCGCATTAGAATACCTAAAAGCAACCGGAACCCTCTCTATAGATAAATTGTAA
- a CDS encoding RNA polymerase sigma factor translates to MTHNESLFKEIFDKNNRKVYHLCYGYTGDSDAANDLMQETFIKVWQNLGKFRNQSQISTWIYRIAVNTCLSYLRVEKRKATDEINEKIIETKAEEATDKQEQVNQLYKCIAQLEENERIIITMVLDEIPYQEIAEVSGISEGNLRVKIHRIKHKLTEIYNRHERF, encoded by the coding sequence ATGACGCATAACGAATCGCTATTTAAGGAAATTTTTGATAAAAATAACAGAAAGGTCTACCACCTCTGTTATGGTTATACGGGCGATAGCGATGCAGCCAACGATCTTATGCAGGAAACCTTTATTAAAGTTTGGCAAAACTTAGGCAAATTCAGAAATCAGTCGCAGATATCAACATGGATATACCGTATCGCTGTTAACACCTGTCTCTCCTATCTAAGAGTTGAAAAACGGAAAGCGACCGACGAAATCAACGAGAAGATTATTGAAACCAAAGCAGAAGAAGCAACCGACAAACAGGAGCAGGTTAATCAACTGTATAAGTGCATTGCACAATTGGAAGAAAATGAAAGGATTATTATTACCATGGTATTAGACGAAATACCTTATCAGGAGATTGCTGAAGTATCAGGTATTTCTGAAGGAAACCTGAGAGTAAAAATACATCGTATTAAACACAAGCTAACAGAAATATATAATCGCCATGAAAGATTTTAA
- a CDS encoding carbohydrate-binding family 9-like protein, with amino-acid sequence MKKKLQVEHLQTLDYASDMRDVLDRMNSLISHRIEIANWEDYNYVPKVEFKIAYTNDSLLIQYLVAEKDLRAIYNDVNDPVYKDSCVEFFVSFNSLNYYNFEFNCIGTPLVGYGTSNKANRTYLAKDVILSIKKYCVINSANGISSDFTWQLTVNIPFSVFTEDQIGSLAGKRYSANFYKCGDDLPEPHFVSWSEIKHPTPNFHLPQFFGDLIFK; translated from the coding sequence ATGAAAAAGAAATTACAAGTTGAGCACCTACAAACATTGGATTACGCTTCAGATATGCGTGATGTGCTCGATAGGATGAATAGTTTGATCTCCCATCGGATTGAAATCGCCAACTGGGAAGATTATAACTACGTGCCTAAAGTCGAGTTTAAGATTGCTTATACAAATGATAGTTTATTAATTCAATACCTTGTTGCTGAAAAAGACTTGAGGGCTATATATAATGATGTAAATGATCCCGTATATAAAGATAGTTGTGTAGAGTTTTTTGTTTCTTTTAATAGCTTGAACTATTATAATTTTGAGTTCAATTGCATAGGAACGCCTTTAGTCGGCTATGGCACTTCCAATAAAGCAAATAGAACATACTTAGCGAAAGACGTTATTCTTTCTATAAAAAAATACTGTGTCATCAATTCTGCAAACGGGATTTCATCTGATTTTACTTGGCAACTAACGGTTAACATCCCTTTTTCTGTGTTTACAGAAGATCAGATCGGGAGTTTGGCTGGTAAACGGTACTCGGCAAATTTCTATAAATGTGGAGATGACCTTCCAGAACCTCATTTTGTTTCATGGAGCGAAATAAAACACCCTACACCAAATTTTCATCTCCCGCAGTTTTTCGGTGATTTAATTTTTAAATAA